The DNA region ggtataaGACCCAGGTCAAGTTTAGGCCCCTTTTCACGAATCTTGATGAATTACGACGATATGCTTGTGATGCTATGTTGGTATGGATTGTTAGATGGATGAGATGTTATGAAAatcacatgtatgccatgtaataTTTAGATCATAtatgacttataaaaaaaaaaatatttagatcaTGTATGCCTTGTAATGTTCATGTAATGCTTAGATCATGTTATACCATGCCTATGTTATGCTAGGTGGTGTAAGACTCATATTAATATGCCATGTACAATGTTATGCCATGCACaagagtataggccatgtggtttagGCCTTCCATTAgagcgttacaaatggtatcagagcttatctcaactagaaatgtgggactCGAGCCGTGCCATCTATAACGGACAGGCCCAACGAGAAgtcgggaatttaaggggggCAGATTGTGATACCCCCCTTAAAGATAAGTTCttgtttgggaatgagaagttcttgctgtttataatattccaatgaggctccaattgtattattgattAGTCATTTTAGagtaggccatgtggtttgggcctttcaGTGGGGCATTACAAGAATacaatggcttattttattgaCATAGAAGAGATAACATCTTGTTTTTCTGTATTAAAATACGTGTGCGGTGAACAGAGTTGTATTGATTTAAGTGACCTTTAATTAACTTTACCACTTATGTTACAGGGTGAAATTGAACTTCCAAGATGGTGCAGTATAACTTTAAGAAGATTACTGTAGTACCAAATGGAAAGGACTTTATTGACATTATTCTATCTCGCACCCAAAGACAAACACCTACTGTTGTCCACAAGGGGTATGCTATTTCCCGTCTCCGTCAGTTTTACATGCGCAAAGTAAAGTATACGCAACAGAACTTTCATGAGAAGCTCTCTACAATCATTGATGAGTTTCCTCGACTGGATGATATCCATCCCTTTTATGGGGACCTTCTTCATGTTCTCTACAACAAAGATCACTACAAGCTCGCCCTTGGTCAAATCAATACTGCAAGGAACCTTATTGGTAAGATTGCTAAAGACTACGTAAAATTGTTGAAGTATGGTGACTCATTGTACCGATGCAAGTGTCTGAAGGTTGCGGCTCTTGGCCGCATGTGTACTGTGATAAAGAGGATTGCTCCTAGTTTGGCATACTTGGAACAGATTAGACAACACATGGCGAGGCTACCTTCAATTGACCCGAATACTCGAACGGTCTTGATTTGTGGGTACCCGAATGTTGGCAAGAGTTCATTCATTAACAAGATCACTAGGGCTGATGTAGATGTACAGCCCTATGCATTCACAACTAAGTCGCTCTTTGTCGGTCATACAGACTACAAATACCTACGGTACCAAGTCATTGATACACCAGGAATTTTGGACCGTCCTTTCGAAGATCGCAACATTATTGAGATGTGCAGCATCACGGCTCTGGCGCATCTGCGTGCTGCTGTGTTGTTCTTCTTAGATATCTCAGGGTCTTGTGGGTATAGCATTGCGCAACAGGCTGCTCTTTTCCACAGCATTAAGTCTCTATTTATGAACAAACCATTGATTATTGTCTGCAACAAGACCGACTTGCAACCACTAGAAGGGATATCTGAGGAAGACATGAAGTTGATCATGGAGATGAAAGCTGAAGCTATGAAGACTTTGATTGGTCAAGGAGGTGAGGCTACTAGTGACCAGGGGGTGCTTTTGACCATGAGCACTTTGACCGAAGATGGGGTAATTGCTGTAAAAAATGCAGCTTGTGAGAGGTTATTGGATCAGAGGGTGGAATTGAagatgaaatccaaaaagataAATGACTGCTTAAATCGTTTTCATGTTGCAATACCAAAGCCACGGGACCAGAAGGAAAGGCCACATAGTATTCCGCAAGCAGTATTGGAAGCTAAAGCTAAGCAAGCTGCTGagaaggaaaagaggaaaaCTGAAAGGGATTTAGAGGATGAGAATGGTGGTGCAGGTGTATACTCTGCTAGTTTGAAGAAGAATTATATGTTAGCCAATGATGAATGGAAAGAAGATGTAATGCCTGAAATTATTGATGGGCACAATGTATATGACTTCATTGATCCGGATATTTTACAAAGGCTAGAAGAGCTGGAACAAGAAGAAGGGCTTCGG from Carya illinoinensis cultivar Pawnee chromosome 6, C.illinoinensisPawnee_v1, whole genome shotgun sequence includes:
- the LOC122313248 gene encoding nucleolar GTP-binding protein 1-like — its product is MVQYNFKKITVVPNGKDFIDIILSRTQRQTPTVVHKGYAISRLRQFYMRKVKYTQQNFHEKLSTIIDEFPRLDDIHPFYGDLLHVLYNKDHYKLALGQINTARNLIGKIAKDYVKLLKYGDSLYRCKCLKVAALGRMCTVIKRIAPSLAYLEQIRQHMARLPSIDPNTRTVLICGYPNVGKSSFINKITRADVDVQPYAFTTKSLFVGHTDYKYLRYQVIDTPGILDRPFEDRNIIEMCSITALAHLRAAVLFFLDISGSCGYSIAQQAALFHSIKSLFMNKPLIIVCNKTDLQPLEGISEEDMKLIMEMKAEAMKTLIGQGGEATSDQGVLLTMSTLTEDGVIAVKNAACERLLDQRVELKMKSKKINDCLNRFHVAIPKPRDQKERPHSIPQAVLEAKAKQAAEKEKRKTERDLEDENGGAGVYSASLKKNYMLANDEWKEDVMPEIIDGHNVYDFIDPDILQRLEELEQEEGLRQAEEADDDFEMDGRELTPEEQQALAEIWKKKSLLIQQHRVKKSTAESRPIVPRKFDKERQFTTGRMGRQLSALGLDPALAINRARSRSRGRKRERSAERGANDGGDIMDMDVDTPNKKQRLRSLSRSRSKSRPPGEIVPGEGFKDSYQKVKAVKLAKKSTKKRNKDARRGEADRVIPTLKPKHLFSGKRSIGKTQRR